In one Arenibacter antarcticus genomic region, the following are encoded:
- a CDS encoding aminopeptidase encodes MNDVRFAKSFKKLVEVNGNVQPGETVVIVTDFSMTDIARQLAVAVTAVDGIVSMCIMDQRTLDGQEPPKPIAAAMKEADVIYSPVQYSITHTIAMKEALKNGARAILMTAHNEEVLLSPALLKTDFQAQVPKCKALGEAFLKGNTVRLTSPKGTDLTFSTKGRGVNVLTNIPNPGELAPVPDIEVNVVPVTGSANGKLVIDASVPYLGIGILKEDIICIVKDGFITSMEGGEQAKFLKEKLDSYNDPNCFNVAELGVGMNPEARLTGNMLDDEGIVGTIHIGIGTSLTLGGEIVAPIHYDLIMWEPTIEIDGVVVQRNKEQLFYKPEESTK; translated from the coding sequence ATGAATGATGTAAGATTTGCAAAAAGCTTCAAGAAATTAGTAGAAGTTAACGGAAATGTACAACCGGGAGAAACAGTAGTTATTGTAACCGATTTTTCAATGACCGATATTGCGCGCCAGTTAGCGGTGGCAGTAACTGCCGTAGACGGCATTGTAAGTATGTGCATAATGGACCAGAGAACTTTAGATGGACAGGAACCGCCAAAGCCCATTGCCGCAGCGATGAAAGAGGCCGATGTGATTTATTCCCCAGTGCAATATTCCATCACCCACACCATAGCTATGAAAGAGGCTCTTAAAAACGGAGCAAGAGCAATCTTGATGACTGCTCACAATGAGGAAGTCTTGTTAAGCCCTGCACTATTGAAAACAGATTTTCAAGCACAAGTACCCAAGTGTAAGGCTTTAGGTGAGGCGTTTTTAAAGGGAAATACAGTTAGACTGACATCTCCTAAAGGTACAGACCTAACATTTTCAACCAAAGGAAGAGGAGTTAATGTGTTGACTAATATTCCAAATCCCGGTGAATTGGCACCAGTACCGGATATAGAGGTAAATGTAGTTCCCGTAACCGGTTCTGCCAATGGTAAGCTTGTCATTGATGCCAGCGTACCTTATTTGGGCATTGGAATATTAAAAGAAGATATTATCTGTATAGTAAAAGATGGATTTATCACAAGTATGGAAGGTGGGGAGCAAGCAAAATTCCTAAAGGAAAAACTTGATTCCTATAACGACCCTAACTGTTTTAATGTGGCAGAACTTGGTGTTGGTATGAATCCAGAAGCACGATTAACTGGAAATATGCTGGATGACGAAGGAATTGTCGGTACAATCCACATTGGCATTGGAACTAGTCTTACATTAGGTGGAGAAATCGTGGCTCCAATACACTATGATTTAATTATGTGGGAACCAACCATTGAAATAGATGGGGTGGTGGTGCAACGGAACAAGGAACAACTTTTTTATAAGCCAGAAGAGTCCACTAAATAG
- a CDS encoding cation:dicarboxylate symporter family transporter gives MKKYIKKVPQYIWTLLGLIMGVLLGGFFPTELAFVGKGVSVFLNGFIAIVPLLIFFALSPAIASLVKKGKGGKLATYVVLWYVGTSIVAGLLGVIISSLLFDMAPSTGENSFADVISMFQMLNGEAGASMPLIAILIAVLAGLLAIKIQALDNFLQKVQNGISNSSSYLGYVMIPLVFFLGITLGIKSGARESLNYYLLMSLYTLGLCFLWWLLYIFIIVKWVAKQPLKKVIREYYLPTAVFAAGTCSSLATLPINMANIKKYGVDKDVADFVLPVGSIINLDTSALAYVAYAPFILTVIFDIQISWSILFMAWPAIVLFTIAAPGLPAGMGTALWSSTLFASMVGLTGEVRTEFIATWIALSGGIPDMIRTATNCTSDGFAAIFFNKYFGKENKNN, from the coding sequence ATGAAAAAATATATTAAAAAAGTTCCCCAATATATATGGACCCTCCTCGGTCTAATTATGGGAGTATTATTGGGCGGTTTTTTCCCTACCGAATTGGCATTTGTGGGTAAAGGAGTCTCAGTTTTCTTAAACGGTTTTATTGCAATTGTGCCATTGTTGATATTTTTTGCATTGAGTCCGGCAATAGCCAGTTTAGTTAAAAAAGGAAAAGGAGGCAAGTTGGCTACCTATGTTGTTCTGTGGTATGTAGGCACCTCAATTGTTGCGGGCTTGTTAGGAGTTATAATCTCTTCACTACTTTTTGATATGGCACCTTCCACAGGTGAAAATAGTTTTGCGGATGTAATTAGCATGTTTCAAATGCTAAATGGTGAAGCCGGCGCCTCCATGCCACTCATCGCGATTTTAATAGCGGTGCTGGCAGGGCTTTTAGCAATTAAAATACAGGCTCTTGACAACTTTTTGCAGAAAGTTCAAAACGGAATTTCAAACTCGTCAAGCTATTTGGGATATGTAATGATTCCATTGGTGTTTTTTCTCGGAATTACATTAGGGATTAAAAGTGGAGCTAGAGAAAGTCTAAATTATTATTTGCTCATGTCCTTGTATACTTTAGGCCTGTGTTTTCTTTGGTGGCTGCTTTACATTTTTATTATTGTAAAATGGGTGGCAAAACAACCCCTCAAAAAAGTAATTCGCGAATACTATTTACCAACAGCTGTATTTGCTGCTGGCACATGCTCTTCTTTAGCTACATTACCAATAAATATGGCTAATATTAAAAAATATGGTGTCGATAAAGATGTTGCGGATTTTGTGCTTCCAGTAGGGTCGATAATAAATCTAGACACTAGTGCTCTAGCTTACGTAGCCTATGCCCCATTTATTTTAACCGTGATTTTTGATATTCAGATAAGTTGGTCCATTCTGTTTATGGCATGGCCAGCAATAGTTTTGTTTACAATAGCTGCACCGGGGTTACCGGCTGGTATGGGGACCGCATTGTGGAGCTCCACACTATTTGCCTCTATGGTGGGACTTACAGGAGAGGTAAGAACAGAATTTATTGCCACATGGATTGCGCTCTCTGGTGGAATCCCCGATATGATCAGAACGGCAACAAATTGCACAAGCGATGGTTTCGCTGCCATTTTTTTCAATAAATATTTTGGCAAAGAGAATAAGAATAATTAA
- a CDS encoding SusD/RagB family nutrient-binding outer membrane lipoprotein: MKNLDMKKNSIMALVFTCYITLIGCTTDFEEINTNPNSPEFVETSQLLAAAQSNAKSTLFTRERTSMMYAQHWAETDYTDESTYANPESSFYSFYSGCLADLEAIIKLNTDEKTKSSVVVSGSNNNQLAVARILKAWVYMNLTDIWGEVPYSEALQGNLNASPKYDPQSEIYTDLIKELKEASLQIEADDLPVKGDIIYNGDMMKWRKFANSLLLRIGIRLSKVAPETGKKIVVDALAAGIFESNDDNALYTHLEDENNANDHYINFIRRQDYAVSNTMIAYMEAGSLSAVFDPRIEKYANPAENPDPSNGNVFYIGDYGGMPYGLTSEAALDLSNTLSSFPGDAVRSKTTPAILMSYPELLFIQAEAIERGWIAGEAKDKMKEAVAASMGYWEISDEKAQIYIDGLLIDPNSMIETIMTQKWIALYMQGITAWSEWRRTNYPVLSPGPYTQATDQIPRRRSYDSEELTLNGTNVKAAIERQGPDSFETRVWWDKE, translated from the coding sequence ATGAAAAACCTCGATATGAAAAAAAATAGCATTATGGCATTGGTTTTTACATGTTATATTACCTTAATCGGATGTACTACAGACTTTGAGGAAATAAATACCAACCCCAACAGTCCCGAATTTGTAGAAACATCTCAATTGCTGGCTGCCGCACAGAGTAATGCGAAGAGTACCCTCTTTACTCGTGAAAGAACTTCGATGATGTACGCCCAACATTGGGCAGAAACTGATTATACAGACGAAAGTACATATGCAAACCCAGAATCTAGTTTTTATAGTTTTTACAGTGGATGTTTAGCGGATCTTGAGGCAATTATAAAACTTAACACAGATGAAAAGACCAAATCCTCAGTTGTGGTTTCAGGTAGCAACAATAATCAATTGGCGGTTGCCAGAATCCTTAAAGCTTGGGTATACATGAACCTAACGGATATTTGGGGAGAAGTGCCCTATTCAGAAGCACTTCAAGGCAATTTAAACGCTAGCCCAAAATATGATCCACAATCTGAAATATACACAGATTTGATAAAAGAACTTAAAGAAGCTTCCCTTCAAATAGAAGCAGATGATCTACCTGTAAAAGGAGATATAATCTACAATGGCGATATGATGAAATGGAGGAAGTTTGCAAATTCCCTATTATTAAGAATAGGAATTCGACTTTCCAAGGTAGCGCCGGAAACGGGAAAGAAAATCGTTGTTGACGCGCTAGCTGCAGGAATATTTGAAAGCAATGATGATAATGCACTATACACCCATTTAGAAGATGAGAATAATGCAAATGATCATTATATAAATTTTATCAGACGTCAAGATTATGCCGTAAGTAATACTATGATCGCATATATGGAGGCTGGAAGCTTATCTGCAGTATTCGATCCAAGAATAGAAAAATATGCAAACCCCGCTGAAAATCCTGATCCTTCTAACGGTAATGTCTTTTATATTGGAGATTATGGTGGAATGCCATATGGCTTGACCAGCGAAGCTGCTTTAGATCTTTCCAACACCCTAAGTTCTTTCCCTGGAGATGCCGTAAGAAGTAAAACCACTCCAGCAATTCTTATGAGCTACCCTGAATTACTCTTCATTCAGGCTGAAGCTATTGAAAGAGGTTGGATAGCAGGGGAAGCAAAAGATAAAATGAAAGAGGCGGTTGCTGCAAGTATGGGATATTGGGAAATATCTGATGAAAAAGCACAGATTTATATTGATGGGTTGCTTATTGATCCGAATTCAATGATTGAAACAATCATGACCCAAAAATGGATAGCCCTTTATATGCAAGGGATTACTGCTTGGTCTGAATGGAGAAGGACTAACTATCCTGTTCTATCTCCTGGACCTTATACACAGGCCACAGATCAAATTCCACGAAGAAGATCTTATGATTCTGAAGAGCTTACCCTAAATGGCACCAATGTGAAAGCAGCCATCGAGAGACAAGGGCCAGACAGCTTTGAAACAAGAGTGTGGTGGGATAAAGAGTAA
- a CDS encoding SusC/RagA family TonB-linked outer membrane protein, with protein MKNKLLQIQIIFVLLICGTSIGQNVSISGTVNDLNGDPLPGASVVIEGTSKGVVTDFDGNYSIEIESSELKSNGGPYVYMIASYVGFANSRIEIGNKTVINFKLSEDAESLDEVVVTALGITREKRSLGYATEQVKAEKLGLSAESNVVNLLSGQAAGVQVTGSNNIGGSSSVVIRGVSSLGGNNQPLFVIDGTPMINNNINSLNTQQGTRGRDYGNGISDINSDDIETITVLRGANASALYGSRAANGVVLITTKKGRATTKGLGVSVTNSLEIGQVFDLPNYQNKYGGGATQKFSDYNGELIPDYTTDESWGPMLDGTLVRQYYSWFKDDPDYGKKTPWVAHPNNVKDFYQSAMNKKTSVSVSGRGETSQFRLSYTNLDQEGVVPNSSLSRNSISVSASDEISDKLTAGANFSYINTYTKGRPSFGSSGNGSEEGSGLDSPVRGMDQWFQRQVDLNRAKDYQTKYASNKSWNISSPTNLDAKFWDNPYFTLYNNYTEDWKNRVFGNVFAKYQITKNLSAEVNARTDFYTLRAEARIVKGSQGNLFNGGEYQESMRKFQENNYDALLRYEKDISESLSLTINAGANRRDFSSHKNGGITIGGLSVPTLFSLESSVDRPIIEDTTFKKRVNSVYSSVSLGYKDLLYLDGSYRSDWSSTLPSENNSYQYPSFNGSFIFSELIDSGLLNYGKLRAGWSKVGNDTDPYSLVGAFSAGVGYGNLPLYSVPNTLNNSNLKPEETYSKEIGVDLKILNNIDLGLTYYDSYTTNQIITLPVSSTSGYSSFIINAGRLSNSGVEATLGASPIRSQDGFNWDFSTNFAKNTSKVEELYKDELGNEINSVVINNNSSSVFITAEVGKPYGTFVVDGFERNEKGERLVDANGKYIRERGIKKGSYLPDWTGGFYNTFSYKGFSLSANIAVQKGGLIFSYTNRVGTRSGQFENTTGLNDKGNPVRNPVAEGGGVLAQGVDINGNPNTVYQDAKSYFKNLDDFYENFLYDASFIKLRDITLSYKLPRKWLDRTPLDNIAISIYGRNIATLHKNTPNIDPEVTYGSGNIQGIENSTTPATRYFGMNLNVKF; from the coding sequence ATGAAAAATAAACTTTTACAAATACAAATTATTTTTGTTCTATTAATTTGTGGCACATCAATAGGCCAGAATGTATCAATTAGCGGAACTGTAAATGACCTTAACGGGGACCCATTGCCTGGAGCATCAGTTGTTATAGAAGGAACTTCTAAGGGTGTGGTTACTGATTTTGATGGAAACTACAGTATTGAAATAGAAAGCTCAGAACTCAAATCAAATGGTGGTCCTTATGTTTATATGATTGCAAGCTATGTAGGTTTTGCAAATAGCAGGATTGAAATTGGTAATAAAACTGTGATTAATTTTAAGCTATCCGAAGATGCAGAATCGTTGGATGAAGTTGTAGTGACTGCACTTGGAATTACAAGGGAAAAAAGATCCTTGGGTTATGCTACAGAGCAAGTGAAAGCTGAAAAGCTAGGCTTATCTGCCGAGAGTAACGTGGTAAACCTTCTTTCCGGACAAGCAGCTGGAGTACAAGTCACAGGAAGTAACAATATTGGTGGTTCTTCTAGTGTAGTCATTAGGGGGGTAAGTTCTCTTGGGGGTAATAATCAACCTCTATTTGTAATTGACGGCACCCCCATGATAAACAATAATATCAATTCTTTAAACACACAACAGGGAACAAGAGGTAGAGATTATGGTAATGGAATAAGTGACATTAATTCTGATGATATAGAAACTATAACGGTATTAAGAGGTGCTAATGCCTCAGCATTATATGGATCCCGAGCTGCGAATGGTGTTGTGTTGATTACCACGAAAAAAGGAAGAGCAACTACAAAAGGACTTGGAGTCTCTGTCACTAATTCATTGGAGATAGGTCAAGTTTTCGACCTTCCTAACTATCAGAATAAATATGGTGGTGGTGCAACACAGAAATTCAGTGACTACAATGGAGAATTAATCCCAGATTACACAACAGATGAGAGTTGGGGGCCGATGCTTGATGGAACTTTGGTTAGACAGTATTACAGCTGGTTTAAGGACGATCCAGACTACGGGAAAAAAACACCTTGGGTTGCTCATCCTAATAATGTGAAAGACTTTTATCAATCTGCGATGAATAAAAAGACGAGCGTATCTGTATCAGGGCGGGGTGAGACTAGTCAGTTCCGGCTATCTTATACGAATCTGGATCAAGAAGGAGTTGTACCCAATAGCAGCTTATCACGTAATTCAATAAGTGTTAGCGCTTCTGATGAAATATCAGATAAACTAACCGCCGGTGCCAACTTCTCCTATATCAACACCTATACAAAGGGAAGACCATCTTTTGGATCCTCTGGAAATGGTAGTGAAGAAGGGTCAGGTCTGGACTCACCAGTAAGAGGAATGGACCAGTGGTTTCAAAGACAAGTCGATTTAAACCGTGCAAAGGATTACCAAACCAAATACGCTTCAAACAAATCATGGAATATTTCATCTCCTACTAATTTGGATGCGAAATTCTGGGACAACCCATATTTCACACTTTATAATAATTATACGGAAGACTGGAAAAATAGAGTATTTGGAAACGTATTTGCAAAATACCAAATCACAAAAAACCTATCTGCCGAAGTCAATGCGCGAACCGATTTTTACACTTTGAGAGCTGAAGCCAGGATTGTTAAAGGAAGTCAAGGAAATCTTTTCAATGGTGGGGAATATCAAGAATCAATGAGGAAATTTCAAGAAAACAACTATGACGCCCTTCTCAGGTATGAAAAGGATATTTCTGAATCATTGTCTCTTACTATAAATGCTGGAGCTAATAGAAGGGATTTTAGTAGTCATAAAAATGGAGGCATAACCATTGGAGGGCTATCAGTTCCAACCTTGTTTAGCCTAGAGTCTTCTGTAGATAGACCTATAATTGAAGACACAACGTTTAAGAAAAGAGTTAATAGTGTTTATTCTAGCGTCAGTTTGGGATATAAGGATTTACTTTATCTGGATGGGTCTTACCGATCAGACTGGTCATCCACTTTGCCTTCTGAAAACAATTCTTACCAATATCCTTCTTTTAACGGTAGTTTTATATTTTCAGAATTAATAGACTCTGGTTTATTGAATTATGGGAAACTAAGGGCTGGCTGGTCCAAAGTAGGTAACGACACCGACCCTTATAGTCTTGTTGGTGCCTTTTCAGCGGGTGTAGGCTATGGCAACTTGCCATTATACAGTGTGCCAAACACACTTAACAACTCCAATTTAAAACCTGAAGAGACCTATTCGAAGGAAATAGGTGTTGACCTCAAGATTTTGAACAACATAGACTTAGGCCTTACATATTACGATAGCTATACCACTAACCAAATAATCACATTGCCAGTTTCATCAACTTCAGGGTATTCCTCTTTCATAATTAATGCGGGGAGATTGAGCAACAGTGGCGTTGAAGCTACATTAGGAGCATCTCCCATACGAAGTCAGGATGGATTCAATTGGGATTTTTCCACCAATTTCGCTAAAAACACAAGTAAGGTAGAAGAGTTATATAAAGATGAATTGGGCAATGAAATTAATTCTGTAGTAATTAACAATAATAGCTCCAGCGTATTCATTACTGCGGAGGTAGGGAAACCTTATGGTACTTTTGTAGTAGATGGGTTCGAAAGAAACGAAAAGGGTGAGCGCCTAGTTGATGCTAACGGTAAATATATTAGGGAAAGAGGCATTAAAAAAGGTAGTTATTTACCGGACTGGACAGGTGGATTTTACAATACTTTTAGTTATAAAGGGTTTTCATTGTCTGCTAATATTGCCGTTCAAAAAGGAGGCCTTATCTTTTCTTATACCAACAGAGTGGGCACACGTTCGGGACAATTCGAAAATACGACAGGCTTAAATGACAAAGGGAATCCTGTCCGGAATCCTGTGGCTGAAGGAGGTGGTGTTTTAGCTCAGGGTGTTGATATCAATGGCAACCCTAATACAGTGTATCAAGATGCAAAAAGCTACTTTAAGAATTTAGACGATTTTTATGAAAACTTCCTATACGATGCTAGTTTTATAAAATTAAGAGATATCACCTTAAGTTATAAACTTCCTCGTAAATGGCTCGATAGAACACCTTTAGATAATATTGCTATTTCAATTTATGGACGAAATATTGCAACCTTACACAAAAACACTCCAAATATCGACCCAGAAGTAACCTATGGATCAGGGAATATTCAGGGGATAGAAAATTCCACCACTCCCGCTACACGTTATTTTGGAATGAACCTTAATGTTAAATTTTAG
- a CDS encoding dipeptidase, whose translation MKIKYVFIFVLLSNFFMQGQSKDKNLLKEAKRIHQKVITIDTHDDIDVSNFTADRNYTMDLPNQVTLPKMEKGGLDVAWFIVYTGQGPLTRKGYKNASKNAMAKFNAIHRLVEEYAPDKIGLATTSKEVRELVGSGKKVAMIGVENGYSIGTDIKNVEKFYNLGARYMSLSHNGHSQLSDSNTGEIDDIWLHNGLSKLGKEVVKEMNRVGMMIDVSHPSKEAMRDMIALSKAPIIASHSSARAICNHSRNLDDEQLEWMKENGGVVQTVAFRRYVNTEKNAAYYAGLNEIYQQVGKEIGFKILSRNEISELNEKQLQKYADNFHHLKVVAKSKIDNWKKIAPPVNVSDFVDHIDYIVKKIGINHVGISSDFDGNGGVEGWNDASETLNVTLELVKRGYNEEEIAKLWGENLLRVLDEVQDVASKIKKQKT comes from the coding sequence ATGAAAATTAAGTACGTATTCATTTTTGTATTGTTGTCCAACTTTTTTATGCAAGGACAATCCAAAGACAAAAACCTTTTGAAAGAAGCGAAAAGAATCCATCAAAAAGTAATTACCATTGACACTCATGATGATATAGACGTATCCAATTTTACTGCGGATAGAAATTATACCATGGATCTGCCTAATCAAGTAACATTGCCTAAAATGGAAAAAGGCGGTTTGGATGTAGCTTGGTTTATCGTATACACTGGACAAGGTCCACTCACACGAAAAGGCTATAAAAATGCCAGTAAAAATGCAATGGCAAAGTTTAATGCTATTCATCGTTTGGTAGAGGAATATGCACCAGATAAAATTGGTCTTGCCACAACCTCCAAGGAGGTACGCGAACTGGTTGGTTCCGGGAAAAAAGTTGCAATGATTGGTGTAGAAAATGGATATTCAATAGGAACTGACATCAAGAATGTAGAGAAATTTTATAATCTTGGAGCACGTTACATGTCATTGTCCCATAATGGCCATAGCCAATTGAGCGATTCCAATACTGGTGAAATAGACGATATATGGCTGCATAACGGATTGAGCAAATTAGGTAAAGAAGTAGTTAAGGAAATGAACAGGGTGGGAATGATGATAGACGTTTCACATCCCTCCAAAGAGGCCATGCGGGATATGATTGCTCTATCAAAAGCGCCAATTATCGCCTCACATTCTTCAGCGCGTGCAATATGTAATCATAGTAGGAATTTGGATGATGAGCAATTAGAATGGATGAAAGAAAATGGAGGAGTCGTACAAACAGTAGCCTTTAGGCGATATGTGAATACGGAAAAAAACGCGGCTTATTATGCCGGGCTTAATGAAATCTATCAACAGGTTGGAAAGGAAATAGGTTTCAAAATATTAAGTAGAAATGAAATTTCAGAATTGAACGAAAAGCAACTACAGAAATATGCAGACAATTTCCATCATCTAAAAGTAGTTGCGAAGTCTAAAATAGATAATTGGAAAAAAATCGCTCCTCCTGTAAATGTTTCTGATTTTGTAGACCATATCGATTACATAGTGAAAAAAATAGGAATAAACCATGTTGGAATCAGCTCTGATTTTGATGGTAACGGTGGAGTTGAAGGATGGAATGACGCCTCCGAAACATTGAATGTAACTTTGGAATTGGTAAAAAGAGGTTATAATGAAGAGGAAATAGCTAAATTATGGGGTGAAAACCTATTGCGGGTTTTAGACGAAGTTCAAGATGTAGCTTCCAAAATCAAAAAACAAAAAACATAA